A stretch of Balaenoptera ricei isolate mBalRic1 chromosome 9, mBalRic1.hap2, whole genome shotgun sequence DNA encodes these proteins:
- the LOC132371623 gene encoding CST complex subunit TEN1-like codes for MMLPEPGTCCFPWEVSAGRAPDGDTLRTLGRLYSYDTTRSRVTLVARHRSHQHPILVWTKLVEPLQAQVGSLYTVLGELGHQKAGGRVVKARVLACVGGTSLPWLEQAVREERLYQRKGASSQ; via the coding sequence ATGATGTTGCCCGAGCCTGGGACCTGTTGCTTCCCCTGGGAGGTCAGCGCCGGCCGAGCTCCTGATGGGGACACACTGAGAACGCTCGGCAGGTTGTACAGCTACGACACGACGCGGTCCCGAGTGACCCTGGTGGCTCGGCACAGATCCCACCAGCACCCGATCCTCGTCTGGACCAAGTTGGTGGAACCGCTCCAAGCCCAGGTGGGGTCCCTCTACACCGTCCTTGGGGAGCTGGGTCACCAGAAGGCTGGAGGCCGCGTGGTGAAGGCCCGGGTACTGGCTTGTGTGGGAGGCACGAGTCTCCCCTGGTTAGAACAAGCCGTCCGGGAGGAGAGGCTGTACCAGCGCAAGGGGGCCAGCAGCCAGTAG